A stretch of DNA from Echeneis naucrates chromosome 3, fEcheNa1.1, whole genome shotgun sequence:
CATTGTTTCATATCAGAGCCGGTTAGAGACATGAATCGAAAATCAACATTTGGAAGTCAAAATTTTCAACAAGTTCCTTTAACTAATATATAACGACTACATGAAGAATAGCTGAGTAAAACTATATCTACATATAAAGGATCTCTGTAAGCCTTACTGATTTTACTGAAACTCTGGttcatttttttatcttttttgcaACAAACCAGATTTTGAGGGAATATGAgttttaatatatatgtatacagtatatatatatatatatatatatatatatatatatatatatatatatatatatatatatatatatagggtttaatttttgtttgtttttgtttttataataaaatgcaGTGATTGATCAAATTGTAAATGCTAATAAACCTGCACTCTCTACACCATGGTGTGTATCTCTGTTTCATGAAAGAAATCCTGGATAGAGAAAATTAGCATATGCAGTATGTAGGTGGTGTTGAAGTGAACAGCTTCCCTGTAAATCAGGCGCTTGACTGAAGCGCATACCAGAATAGTTTTTTCTAAGTtcttactttttgtttttactataAACTGAAACAATAACTTAAAAAGCCATACATaggaatgtgtgttttctctggtgTTCTCTGTCATGTAATGATACACAATCAGAGtaattttaagtttaaattgTCAACGTTTACAAAgggataaaagaaaaaccaggCTGTTCACTTTCATGACAGCAAGCCAGTATATTCCACctctaaaataaatgtgttaaaacTATAGAAAAAGACCCCTTAGATTAAGGGGCATGGcattcacacaaaaaatacattctGCTGTAAggatatctaaaaaaaaaatcctaaatcCTATATTTTAAACACTTTCCTCCATAAACATGTTTCCTGTGGTGCAGTTCCCCCTTTGTTACTGAGACACCTCACAGCAAGGTCTCTAATGAAACAGAAATGCTCTTAGCATCAGAACATCAATTTGCTCTCATTAAACCTGCCAGGAAATACCAACCTGTTTCCTTGGAACAGGTTTCTGTGAGAAAGTCTTAGGGGTTGCATTACCTCAATTCCAAGTGTCTCTCAATGCTTTAGCTTCTAAATTGCAATTACCTGAAATTGAAACTACAGTAATATTCGCAGTGGAAACAGTATGTGCTTATTCTGAGCTTTTGTGACAGGAAAACCTGAGTGAACAGACTTTCCAAAGCCAAGGTATAGAGGTGTTcactcaaacaaaacacaaaatcagtCTTCCTCTAAGTTTAGCAAAAACTAGTAATGAGTAGGACTACATTTGGACACTAACTCATATATTTCAGTCTAATGTAATTATCATACTATCAAGTGaatatattcatttaaatggGTTTGAATACTGGTGGTggatttccatttttgtttgtcaggTGCAGATGCACAAAATTGGTGAACTCATTCAATGAATCTTCTGCAGTACATCCAAGGCTATCTCTCAAAAACCTTTGCATACCGTGACATTGTGGTGGGGAAAAATAAGAGTGCATGAGAAGCAGTGTCAAAACAATGAAGCTTTATGAGTCACAGTGTATTGTTTGACTCATGGGCCTCAGACAACTTGTAGGTGATATCAAATTTCTTTTCTAAGTCTATTGTAAAGCCCCTTTTGTATGTGAAAGAGTCCATTATTGTTGATATCATGTTGTACTAATTAtacgtgtttttattttttatttgataaacatattttcctctttgatAATAGGCAATTATATGTCCCAGAAGACTCGGTGTAATGAAAtcatcacactcacacaaagaaCAGGCTTGTGTGCCTGCACAGAGAGTGTTTGAGGTGTGtgagtggtggggggggcaggttCCTCCACTGTGGAGCTCAGAAATCCCCCTCACTCTAGAATTGTCAGTCTCTAGAGTGTGGGGGATTTAACTTGTGACTCCGGATTTATTCAGTTCACCGCGTCTCCTCAGCGGGGGCAGAGAGCTCTTACATCGCTTATGTCAGGCCATTTCTTGTAAATTCACAGAGTTAGGAGAAAAACACTTCCGCACTGGGCGGAGCCTACTGACGCCTGAAGGCGCTCATTGGTCGATACGAGGGAACCGCTTCATTCACAACACAGAGCGTAATAAATTAGATGTAACTTGCCGGTGACAGCTCACTTGATTAGATCTCACAGCATGTCATCTGTCAACCTGTGAGGATAGCACACACAGACCCAAGAGCGCAGCTCCTTATCAGACTGTAAGTgtgtttacttttcatttatattttaaccatgaaagatgaaagtaaaataaattaatacaaatcGTCCTTAATTTAAGATAAATTCTATAAATTGTCTCAAAATGTGTTAAAAGTAAGAAGTAATACTTGGTAACGCCGCTATAACCAATTATGTCCTTCTTTAGGTACAAGTGAACGAACAagcgatttaaaaaaaatcaagatgtcAAACTCAGGAGGGCGCAGACTGAAGCAGTGGTTGATGGAGCAGATCCAAAGCGGTCAGTATTGCGGACTGCTGTGGGAGGATGAGAGTCGCACCATGTTCCGAATTCCATGGAAACACGCAGGAAAACAGGATTACAACCAAGAAGTAGACGCATCAATTTTCAAGGTTTGGCAGCACTGTCGTGTAGTCTCAAGAACACTATACTATGATTGAATGGAGACGGACTTTGGGTTTGACCTGCAGCGCAGGTGTTCAGGACTCAATTTCGTTTCTTTCATTTCGGGCTCTTTAGTGACCGGTGGAAAGCATAAGATAGTTTTACTTTTACTATATATAAATGAACGTGATTTTAAAACAATAATGTAACTATCGCCCAGAAAGTGTGattttcagattaaaatgtTGCATTGCATGTTACGCacattctgtctgtctttcttttacAATACTATAGTTAGTcactttttcccctttcacaGGCCTGGGCTGTGTTCAAAGGAAAGTTTAAAGAAGGGGACAAGGCTGAGCCGGCCACATGGAAGACCAGGCTCCGCTGCGCCCTGAATAAAAGTCCTGACTTTGAAGAGGCGACAGAAAGATCGCAGCTGGACATCTCTGAGCCCTATAAAGTTTACCGCATTGTGCCAGAAGAAGAACAGAAGCGTGAGTTTGTTATTATAGCTTTTGTGTCGCTATGTTATAGTCTTCTGTAACTTTTTAGCATCCTTTAAAAGACTTTGTAACATTAAAACCCCCAAAAGACATTTTTGCTGATAGCTATTCTGCAAATTACCATTAGACAATGGATGTTGTAGAATAAAATTACATATAcaatgcaaaagaaagaaagaatgtgtAATATGGAATGCAACATTTTAGTCTGTTTGTACCATGAGAATTTCAATATATAATTCTATCACCCACAGATGGAAAAAGCTCAGCAATGACCTTGGCAGCTACCACCAGCTCTGGTGATATCACTGACTGCAGCCCTGCAGAAATGGAAGAGATCATAAAAGAGGTGAGACTGCTTCTCACTAAagcatttcttttcatctctcacctctctcttgCTGTGTGCTGTCACATCTGTTTATACATTTCCACTGAGCTTTggagttacttttttttctctgacccCACTGACAACACTTGTTGCATAGTACAGACCCTCCTGCTTCCTCTTCATGTTTGTGCAGAAGTGCTGTTGATGTGGTATGCTCACAACAAACtgttatgttgttttattttccaggaAGAAGTCTGCAGCATCCAGGCCAGTCCAGAATATTGGTCCCAAGGCAGCATTAATAGTAAGACAACTTTTTCTACATACTAATTAAATATGGctgttcagtgttgttgttcTATGTTTGCTGAGAGAGAGCTCAGAGATAGCACTGGGTGCTAAATAGAGGTTATTTGCTTGTCTGTTGAATTCTGCAATGGAGGAATTGACTAACATCCTGTTGAGCTTTGCTGACTATGTTGATTATTTCTTTGGGAGATGTGCTAGTCCTGTGTATTTCTGATGATGCAGCAAAATCATGATGTGACACTGTGGTTGTGTCAAAAAAGCGCCTTACCTCACTTCTTTCCCTTCTAATTCACAGCTTTCCCAACGCATCAGGACCTTTTGCCATCAGGCTCTATAAGCACaggtatttatatatatatatcataatgGCATCAGATCAACAATTAAGTATTGCTTGAACTAATAGATAACAAATGGAATCTGCGCAATTTGTATGAATAATTTTGTGAGCTTTGCACTCATTCTTTTTATGTTCTCCTCTTCAGCTTTCTCCCAAATGATGATCAGCTTTTACTATGGAGGGAAGCTGATGTCTAACATACTGGTTACTCATCCTGAGGGCTGCAGGATTTCCCCACAGCAGCACCTGTGTCGGGGTGCCCTCTACAGTTCAGACAGCATGCAGAGTGTCAACTTTCCCCCAGCTGAGCTCATTGAGATTGACCGCCAGCGCCATGTGACGCGCAAGCTGCTGGGCCACTTGGAGAGAGGTGTGCTGGTCCGTGCTAACCAAGAGGGCATCTTCATTAAAAGGCTCTGCCAGAGCCGTGTGTTTTGGAGCGGGCTGGGAGAAATGGGCTCACAATACAACCCAATCCCTTGTAAACTTGAGAGGGATGCTGTCGTCAAGATTTTTGATACAGGAAGGTTTTTTCAAGGTGAGTCTTGATGTGTTTTCAGGTATTTAAAAGCTTGGAATCTTTAAAGTCAGAGCAAGTCAAATGCATTTGCCATCAATGCTTAAAGTCAAGAAAATGACATGGGATTGATATTTTGTGTTGTCTGATCAGCTCGTTGCATaccttttcttttccagctctCCAACTGTACCAGGAGGGTCAGTTTCCTGCTCCTGATCCGACAGTAACTCTGTGTTTTGGAGAAGAACTCCATGATCTGAACAACGCCAAGAACAAACTGGTCATTGTGCAGGTACATTTGATCAAGTCAAAGACTGCTTCTTACAGACGCATAAATAGCAGTTCTTTTCTACACAGATTTGGAGTCTTGACACTTTGACATAACAAAAACTCTTTCCATGCCCTCTCCCTCTGACAGATCACCATGGTGAATTGCCAGCACTTGCTGGAGGCAGCAGTGAACATTCGCCGCTCCCAGCCATACAGCAACAACTCAAACCTGGATATGTCTGATGCTATAGCCAGTGACCAGATGGCTCGCATCTACCAGGACCTGTGCAGCTACACTGGACCCCAGAGGTCAGCCTGCTACAGGGACAACGTGTCTATCACTGCTTAAACTCAAAGCCTCTTGGAAATGGAAACTTTCTCAGATTTTTAAGCATATatttacagtgaaaataaatctttacattttattacagaTAGGTTTTACTATCAGTGATctttgttatattttttataaaattaacTTTGAATAAAAGAATCTTTATACTGAAGTGTACATATGCTTTTCTTGATATAATCATATTTTTTAAGTGATTGTGATTGtggaattattattaaaatgctCTCAGCAATTTTCTAAAGCATACTGTAgcctttttggattttttacAGTCCAGGCAGTCGTCTTAATCGCTAAAATACAGTACCAAAGTCTGTGTGTAggaatttttcattttgggaaATCTATCAATCTCGAAGTTATACACTATACTTATCAACACAACTAACCAAGGATGGCATACTGTAACTTGACGACAACAAAAGCAAACCAGAAGTTcctcattttaaaactttaccaaaatgcaaatgttatacacgaaaaaaaaaaaccaaacacatttttgacaaGTAATTGTACATGATGTGTGCAGCATATTatctgtttgcttgtttcagTTGTTAATTGACTTTATATCAAGCTTGATGGATCAAGAATGcaactgaaaattaaataaataaattaaattttaatggcTGCACCATTACACCAAACAGACCATTCTAAATCtcttatttaaatttagatttatgtCAACATATCcgcattaattaattaatccaGTTCATGGTGAATCTTAAAAGGTGTTAAGCATCTTCATTAgaatttgaaattttatttgtgGTTTGAATAATGTGTGActgcataaaatgaaaatcGTAATGGAGTTGAAGAGATTTAAGTAAACATTAATCTACCATTCATGCAGCCACATAAAGCACATGATATGAACTTGAAATTTCATATTGGCCAGCAAGGAATTACTAAAGACTTGACTTGAAAATatgggttgaaaaaaaaaaaaaggttttgataAGAAAGGTACTCAACAGTTTTAACAATTGTACAACAAAGCATTCTCTTATACAGGGAACTCCTCCATGACTGAGACATTTAGCATGTAGTCATTAAGAATGAACGCATTTTAGATATCACTTTGGCACAGAATgatgaaaccaaaacaatgcATGAAACTAAAAGAAGGATCTAAGATACATAACATTGGGAAACTTACAGACGTGGCATTTATTATAACTGTCTTGAGTAACAAAGAAATGAGAGAAGAAAACCAATGGCCCCAATTGATTAGATGAGTCACAAAGAGACACTGACATCCCATCTTCTTCAACATCCCTTCATCCATATCTCAGACAATTGGTCATCAAAAGGCAGCAGGCAGATGACAGTGTTATTTCACAACAAACTCTTGGTGACAATATTGACAAGGAAGTGTGTACAACATATTTGGATTTAatgcacaaatatacaaacaaagcacaaacagTTTCAGTTCCTGGTGATCATTGTAAATGCTTCCATACTGTACATATATCACTGCTGTAATATGAAATGAGAGGACAGAGCTCATTTCTTAATGAAAATTGCTGAAATGcatgacagtaaaataaaaaagaaataaaaaatcaacaaacaaagcCAATTGTTTTACTTGATAGATTAGCTATATAATCACCATTTGTAGGAAGTAGAGTTGGGTGGCTAAGCTTGTTTTTAGTTATGCTTTAATGACTCATAGAAAGATCACATTGTGAGAGAGGTCATGTGCTCTTCATATGATCTCTGGATAAAACCTTTCACTCAAATTAGAATATTTAATGAATGGTTcactgaataaaaccacaactgGAATgttgtgtgtctatttgtgtaGGCTTTTGTGAGTGTCTTTCAGTATGCGGTTATTGATATAGGGGAGTTCTGTCTGTGTTCCACAGAACAGGAACTTACTTCAAAAACTGTCACAGGAAACTAATTTTACCACCCCGCTAATAGCATGTCTTAGACATCTAAGACTGGATTACCATATGTATTTTTCATACATAAACAATATACATGGCATACAAAGAGCAATAACTACTGTGTTTGTAAAAATGGAATAACAGGCTTGTACAATAACTGCATGCTGGTTAGTTCGAACATAATATAACAAAATCTGTAACCTATATGtctttttttaccttttgtaaAGATGACCTTAATGAGGCAAAATGTGTTGATTTAGCTATAGTGGCAGACAGACAGTGCCCTGTTCTTATAAATGTGCTCTTCGTGTCCTGCACAGAATTTGTCTGACACTGATTTCATCATTGTTTGAATTGCATATCTTACCAGACATGGGAATGTTCCAAACACCTACATTCAGAATATTGGTGTATGTTGGTATCTTAATACAACAAATATATTCTTGTTGTATTAAGATATTCCACTGAAAGATGAAGACCAACAATGTTGAGCTGTTATTGAATTATTGTTACTCTAAACAAAGCTTAATACCCATAGTTATATTTACGTCAACCACAAATCTCAGATTGGTGTCCGAAAAGCACATTAATGAGCTACATTGCTGCTATTTtactccattttatttttattttattttgagtcatTCCCATATTCACCATTCTGTGGCTGTGAATTCTTGGTAGACAATTAAATCCCCAGCAGAGTAGTAGTAAGTAATAAATATACAATGAAATCCTGTTTTATCATATTATATAATGGAAATTGACAGAGCCTAGAAATTTTACATCACTATTTAACCTTAttattaaaactaaaactggaTTTTGGAGGCTCGGAATTATATTATATAGTTTTCGATTTGGGAAACTATAAGCTTTTGGTCTAGTTCTATTACAACagaaatgttattattatttattttactccaCAGTATTTGTCTGACCCCTCTGATATAATCAGCGCACCCGATCAATAACATGGGATGAATACAGATCTTCGAAAATCTAAAATATCATTATGTATTGAGGCTAATGGATTAAAATGCTGTTATTCTTGAAGTTTAATTCCATGGTCTTGAGCTTACGCGAATGCTGGCGGGAAGTAAAAGCTTCTAAAACCTTAGGATGGAGAAGGAagcatttttcagaaaaaattatttttacttcTGATGCCTAGTTTCTGGGAAATGCTcttatacttttacttttgaattttgaataCCATCTAATAGTTTGCCACCTCTTCAGGAGCAAAAttcgaggaggaggaggcacatGCTTGTGTGAATTTTTGCAAACAGTCTCTTTTCTGCAAAAATTTCGAGTGTCTGCAATGTGGTTCTCTTTGTATTGCAACATGTCTTTGTGGCGTCTGAGGCTTCCCACAATAAAACATTAGAGACAAGTAACAAACAACTGATGTCGTCTCCATATGGAACCATGGCCATCTGCTCCATAACATTTCAATTTAATACTCTAGAAATGTAACAGAAGCAGGatgtattataaaaaaaagtgattctAGGAAATCAAGTAAAAGAGGAATAACTGCAATTTGTACGCTTTTTCTGATTGGTTAAAAGGGattactttgtcttttcttggTTTCCTGACTTGTCTGTATTGCTGACTCTTCAGTCGTCTAAAGTGTTTGGCTTTATGCTCAGCAATTACCTTTCATTGATTTACTGCCTGTATCAGCTGAAATTTTATACAGATCATCACAAGTTTGAATAAACAAGAGAAGGTCAAACTCTAGTATATGAGGACATAGTTTAGTGATGCTGTTTGAAAACTATTgtaaaacaccaaaaaaaatcaccaaacatCTAAGCTAAAGACAATCACTGTGCTGAGATATCAgccacatttatttatgaaatgatCACCTGTAAAGAAGAATCTGGGAGTATCACAATAGCTTTCTTAGTTCCCCCCCACACAGACAGTCTCTCTGGGATCCACAACAGTTTTCAAGAAAAGTTTTTTCTCAGTCGAAGACGGGAAGACAGCCTTGTATTTAAATGCTGCAGGATCAAGTGCTTTGTAGGCCATGTTAGCGTTGCTCCGATTCCTTTAACAAAAAGcaaatggtttttttttccatgggcTCTTGGATTATcccaaaaaaattatatctgGGACAAACAAAAGCTTGtgaaaaaatattccaaaactTTGGAAAGAGCCAAACAAATTTTCAGGGTGACGGGCTCAGTCCTGTGGCTTCATATTAGGGGAAGGCCTTTTTTTCTAGTTTACCCTCTTTTACAGATACTATTAGTGATTATACTAATATTTTTAGCATAGCCTTTTAGTATGGCCCTGTTTTGTTGGAGTAAACAAAAAACGCACTTGTTTTaacaatttcaaattaattgTTGTCCACTTTTTCAGTGAacaaaaaggcttttttttttttttttttttttttgctttttataatatttttttttctcctttatttgGGTAGCCATAGATAGAACAGAGCCTGCAATGATATGCACGGTACCCACAGCACCACTGAAGCACCTCACAAACCCAAAATTTCTTCACGCCTTTATGGCTGTGCTGATTTGCTGCAGTAAGCGTGCTGACTCGTTTCCACTTGTGTGCGTTTACATGattttcagtttcctctctttctccctctgcctcttctgctgtctctctcttgtTCTTCTGTACATTTTGGTCACTCACTCagtgaataatgaaaataaatgattaaaggGCTGGACTAGCCGTTGTTGATACCATAATAACTTCTTTAAACATTCAGTTATAGTATGACTTACAAAATTTGTTGTGACTATATATAGACGGCATTTTTCAATAAGAACATTTGTCTAAACATTTGACTGACTATTAATTATAGACCTTATAAATAATGAGTAAGGTATTGAAGGCAAATTGTATGGTTGGAGGTTGTGATTTACCCTGAGCAGGCTTATACAAGCCGTGCTGTTGAAGGCGTTAGTGGTGTCTCTGGGGACTATGCTGGTTTAGAATCAGTGTTGCTGAGATTAGAATAGGCATCcagagaggaactgggagagcagtgaaaacacagtCAGTGGAGACACAGGTGGATGGAGAACCCACATCCtgggacacagagagaaagccaCCTAACCAcacatgtgtacacacatgcacacacacaccatggtaGCCACTGATCAAGGAACAGATCCTCTAAACAGTATCAGTTCATGTCCTTCAAGTCAAAGGTCCTTGTAGCCTTGCACCTATGGAGGGCTAATGTTATGAGATAAGGATCTGTAAAACCTGCCATAAATTAAGGTACGACTAGTATAAAACTTGAACCAATTTCCACATCAAAGACAGCAAggcaagtgaaaaaaaatacGAAAAATGGGAAACTGTGTAACATGGCAGGAAGGATTTGATGTGTAAAAATGAAGAGAAGGAAGTCTGCTTATTTACGGGAAAGGCATTTATTGTAAATCTCCCACTAGTGTCAAAATATTATAGTATCAACACAAGTCTGCCTTCCCTGAGTGTTCACAGTCTTCCAGGTTAAACATTTCATCAGCTTGTGATCAGGCATCCAAAGTATgacacaataacaacacaaaggttgtgtttttcttcattggGGGACTCACATGTGACTTATCTCACagagacatttatttatcacaGGAACATTCATATGTTCAAAATGAACATCAGGGGTTGCATCATTTAACTAATAAAGTAATGACGTAGGTATGTGTGACATGTAAACTCTGTTAGCACACACCATCCAAAGCAACCACTGGATGGACTGTGATGACAAGGCACTTAGCATACTGTATCTAAATCACTGAGTGATGGCTGAAAATGTAATTGCCTGTTTGCTAGTTGGTGCTCTCTAACTAGAGTGATCCCTGACCGAGTGCTCTCTCTCTGGACAAGAAACACAGGAAGGAGCCCAGGAAGATGATCCACCACACAACTTCTCCCTTAAAAAGAGGAACAGTTCATATAGGGGCTTGCTACGGAAAAAGATTTAGACAAATCATTTGTAAACTTCAGTTTATGGGAGTAAAGCATGAATGGGAGGGAATTCACCCAAAAGTGGTGAcaaatgtttggattttttttcccagtgcaCTGAAAGTTTTAGATAAGATTAAACGTACACcttaaaatttttgttttcattttctgtacGGAGTTAATTCGTCACACATCAGCACAACAGTATTCAGTCTGGACGAAACTGTCACTTTTCATTGCTTTGATTGAAAATGCCTGCCATCACCATATCTTTCAAAATACATTACGTAAATGATGGTAATGAAGAAGACTACCAAACAGATCAGTCTGCAAAGAGATTCTCTCCTATTTGTTTTGTTAGAGACAACATAGAACTGTAGCTGTTGCATATGCATATAGTACAGTGATTATGTATAATTTTGTATTGCATTGCTGGCATAGTTAAGTTACATTTTTTGCACTTGGAGTAGCTTTAGCACACTGGATTTCTGATTTCATCATGAAAtcccacagaaataaaagaataaaacaaataaaacaaacaacaaaaaacccaacacttCCCACCATCTACCATGTTGAAATTTTCAAGATAGAAAGATAGAAAGACACCTTGGGTTCCTTGTTTACACAGGAATACTGTTATGATTTAATAAGTAACATCAATGCATGGTAAACATTTGTCTCaagttaaagtaaaacaaaacttatCAGAAGTAAAGGTGATGGATGTTGAGGTGGAGGGGAAGACCAGGGTGGGGTGACAGTCCCTGGGGAACCAATGCAAGGGGAGCAAGAGTGCtgcatcgtgtgtgtgtgtgtgtgtgtgtgtgtgtgtgtgtgtgtgtgtgtgtgtgtgtgggtgtgtgtgtgagaaagtatGTGCACATGCAAAGTACCAAAGTGACGGGATGTGGGTAGCCAGAAAGGTGATAGTTGTGTGACAACAAATACCTGAAAAATAGAATTACTGCTTACTAAACAAAGAGAACTCATTAATTTgatagaaaaaaatctgtttttgaatgcatttttgtgatttttgaatATGTGTTAAGCCATGATCGATTGAGCAAAAAATCTCTGTGGTTTGAAACGGTGTTTCCAAATATACCGTTAAACCGACTGGTTAATGATTACACAACTTTTTTCTGGGGAAGAAGCCACACACTGGCCAGACAACAGGTGCTACTAGGATTATTTAAAGTTGGTCTAAAATCGTTCCAGCACAGCTGAGGGAGTCTGTGGGCCACATGCCTTAATAGAAAGTACAGTGGCAATACATACTTCCCCCTTTCAAATGCCAAAATCCAAACATGACCATCACATGATTGAGGTGGAATTACCTATTTATGCACGgctaatataatttaatataatgaTTTGCTGTTTGAGCAAAATTTGGAAACCGTAGTAGCTATACCTACTGTCTCACTATAGATTAAGATGTTAAAATGgatcattgatttaaaaaagtaCATAAAACATTTGGATCGTTGGAGGGAAAATCTACCAGACGGAGAAATTGTGAACACTTTGCATGTTTAAAATCAGCTACCCGATGAGgaattaagatttatttttaacacaaGAATTTGCATGTATGTATGCTGTAACAAGCCCCGTCGAGGGACAGAACAGACACCAGTCCTGAGGTCCATTGAAGCAGATCCTCCATGAATAGTTAATCATTGTTTGCACCGTTTACAGCTCACATCAATAGAAAGCGCATGGGGGAAAGTCCTACTTATGTAACTCAGGGCAAAAAGTAAGGCTCATGTCATAAGTGCGAGTAGGCATGAGAAGGAAAC
This window harbors:
- the irf8 gene encoding interferon regulatory factor 8, with product MSNSGGRRLKQWLMEQIQSGQYCGLLWEDESRTMFRIPWKHAGKQDYNQEVDASIFKAWAVFKGKFKEGDKAEPATWKTRLRCALNKSPDFEEATERSQLDISEPYKVYRIVPEEEQKHGKSSAMTLAATTSSGDITDCSPAEMEEIIKEEEVCSIQASPEYWSQGSINTFPTHQDLLPSGSISTAFSQMMISFYYGGKLMSNILVTHPEGCRISPQQHLCRGALYSSDSMQSVNFPPAELIEIDRQRHVTRKLLGHLERGVLVRANQEGIFIKRLCQSRVFWSGLGEMGSQYNPIPCKLERDAVVKIFDTGRFFQALQLYQEGQFPAPDPTVTLCFGEELHDLNNAKNKLVIVQITMVNCQHLLEAAVNIRRSQPYSNNSNLDMSDAIASDQMARIYQDLCSYTGPQRSACYRDNVSITA